The Citrifermentans bemidjiense Bem genome window below encodes:
- a CDS encoding cache domain-containing protein, with product MKRMQKIIVMAIVTLLLGSTVTFAGEREKAMEMVKAAVAYYNANGLEKALDAFNDPKSQFGQGEQYIIAFTFDGTLVANAPKQNLVGQNLLEVPDSNGKKFRKEIVELAKANKSGWVDYVTQSPKTKAMEQKSTYVERAGELAIGCGIFKK from the coding sequence ATGAAAAGAATGCAGAAGATTATTGTAATGGCGATAGTCACACTTTTACTCGGTTCAACAGTTACCTTTGCTGGTGAGCGTGAGAAAGCCATGGAAATGGTGAAAGCAGCAGTCGCCTATTACAACGCAAATGGTTTGGAAAAGGCCCTTGATGCTTTCAATGATCCCAAGAGCCAGTTTGGGCAAGGTGAGCAATATATTATTGCCTTTACCTTTGACGGCACTTTGGTCGCCAATGCCCCCAAGCAAAATCTTGTCGGCCAGAACCTGCTCGAGGTCCCTGATTCCAATGGCAAAAAGTTTCGCAAGGAAATCGTAGAACTGGCCAAAGCCAACAAATCAGGTTGGGTCGACTACGTGACCCAGAGTCCCAAGACCAAGGCGATGGAACAGAAGAGTACCTACGTGGAGCGGGCTGGAGAGCTGGCAATAGGTTGTGGCATCTTTAAAAAATAA